The DNA window CCGATGAGCAATCGCTCGTATTCGATAAAATTCCAGGCGGCTGTCTCGGTTTTCAGGCAGTAGTGGTTACTGTCGGTGATACCGCCGGAGCGGCTGATGATACCCTCCATAAAGAGCTTATTGTTCCGGTTACACCGAAAACAGTGGTTTTCAACGAGATAATGGCGGCTCCCGCTGAGGACGATCCCGAATGGATCGAGGTTGTCAATACCGCTGATGTGCCGGTTGATATGTATGGCTGGCGTATCCGTGACGCCGCCGGAACTGTTTCAGGCACAATTGACTGCCACGGGTACATCGGGCCGGACGGTTATGCGGTCATTTCAAAACTGCCGGTCGGGAATGTTGCTTCCGATTCTCCCGCTTTTAATGTCGCTCCATTCCCCCAGCTCAATAACGATGGCGACACTATAACGCTTCTCGACTGTTCGGAAGCTGTTATGGACAGCACTGTTTACGGGGATGCGCCTTCCGGGATTTCCCTCGAATGCATTTCCCCGCGCCAGAGCGGCGATCGTTCGGCATGGGACAGGTGTGTTGCTCCCGGGGGATCGACACCGGGAACGCGTAACAGCA is part of the bacterium genome and encodes:
- a CDS encoding lamin tail domain-containing protein, translated to DEQSLVFDKIPGGCLGFQAVVVTVGDTAGAADDTLHKELIVPVTPKTVVFNEIMAAPAEDDPEWIEVVNTADVPVDMYGWRIRDAAGTVSGTIDCHGYIGPDGYAVISKLPVGNVASDSPAFNVAPFPQLNNDGDTITLLDCSEAVMDSTVYGDAPSGISLECISPRQSGDRSAWDRCVAPGGSTPGTRNSIYYSSNPGEEGSTVLSPVLRIEPNPFADMVTLSYELPCPLARVRLIVYDRRGRLVASIRDTEESGSVWSGVWDGRSGGSRLTAGPYILDFEALDKRTGKLYRLRKTIVVASRL